GACCTCCCAGTCCATGTCTAGAAATGGCTCACTGTTGCAGGAAGAATCCACAAGATCTGTGAAACAGTGGGAAAAGAGTCAGAAAGGGGGGAGAGTGTTTTCTCCACAATTCTAATGTTTCTCTTCCACGATGGCCTTCACCGGCCTCTTCCACCCTTCTCCAGCTATGCTAATCAGGGCCTCATCCACGGTTTTGCCATCACCATCAGTGTTCtctcagatattttttttctaattacctTCAATTGGCCATACTCTTGAACACATATGTCTGCTCTTCAGTACCACAGATCTGGCCAgaccttcatttcttttcctttctctctcttggaCTCTCTTCCCTCCCAGCTGGGAGATGATGGTTGATCATCTCAACCACTAGTCAACTCCTTCAGCTCCCCTGTATTTCCCTAGACCAGACCATCCAGCCAAACCTTGGTAATTGTCAACTCAAGGAAAATAAGAGTTacacaagaaaggaaatagaacTATAATATGTGCTAAGGCCCAGAGCAAAATTTACATAACTCATAATGatgtaaatatttgaaagttgATTTAACCAAAAATTGCGAAACAACTAAAGTGGGAGGGTATCTATAAGAAAAATTCTGTGTTTCTCCTTCACTCTCCATGCAACACTTCTGACACCAGATGTGGGGCTTATTCCCCCCATGGCAAGTAATTCTCTGTGATTCCGGCTGGATGAATGTCCCACATTTTAATTGTGACACTAACCAGAGTAAGTGCAGACCCCACAGGTTAAGAGCTCAGTCCCATGACACTGCCCCTCATTTCAGATGCCAACTAAGAGTAGTAGGTCCCCGGGttacccacaacttctggctgacTTGGCTACAAATTGGAGGTTCCCACCATCCCCCTCCTTGGATTCAATCACttgctagaacagctcacagaactcagggaaacacttacATAGGTTTACCAGTTTATTACATAATAAAGGTTACAATAAAGGATACACATGGACATCCAGATGGAGAGGTACCTAGACCATGGTGTGGGAGGGTCCCAGCACAGGTGCTTCTGTCTCCGAGGAGCTGAGGTTTGCCAACCTAGAAGCTCTACAAACCCCATACTTTTTGGATTTTGTGGAGGCTTCATCACAGAGGCATGATCAATTATCAACTCAATAtacagcccctctcccctccctgcaggaTGGAAGTGCAACTAAAAATTCCAAGTTTCTGATCATGGCTTGGTCCTTCTGGTGATCAGCTACATTcaggagcccacccagagtcctctcattagaacaaaagatgatCCTACCACCCACGGAATTCTAAGTGATCTAGGGGTTCTGTGCCAGGAACACAGGGCAAAGaccaatatattttctattatttcccaGAAGGTGTTACTCCTCTAGTCAGGCGACAAGAGATGGAGATCCCACTGGGATGTACAATCTGCAAAGACGGTCTGGCCATTAAAGGGTGATAACCCAGCTCCCACATGGCTCTGAGGCATGAAGTAAGAATTTCCTTTCCCAGGTACAACTGCTGACTCTTGGGAGAATAGCCCTTGCATCCATCCTGGGCAACCTTTCTGAGATCAGCTCCCAGTCTCTGAGGGCCCTGTGGAGATTTTACTCTCCTTTTCCTCAGACTCCTCTTGTCTCCTCCTCAAGTCTCACCTTCCACATCAAGAATCACACACAGAAGCAGGCAGAGGGAATGAAGAAATACCCAGTACCCTGGGGGCCCCGGGGCAAGCCAGAGGGCACAGAGCGTCAGCTCCAgctagctgctgctgctgcacagGAATGAAGAAGCACCCTTGCCGGATCTTTGCACTTATCTGGAGATACTTGACCTTCTGCTTTGTATGAAACTCTCTGTTTTAAGTGTTGACAACTAATTCACATATTTTTGGTTGGACCCAGAACCTGgatagatcaaaaaactggttCCTCCAGTCCTTGAGGAAGTCTCATTCAAAGCTTCATAAGAGATgaggaaaatatttgtattttggtCTTCTAAGGCAGCCAAATCCAGAAGGTGAGACAAAACTCTTAAATTTCCATGTTAAATCAGTTTGCTCTTTCAGAACCTGCCAAAATGTCATCACCATTATTATTCTTATAATTCTACATTTGTACAATTCTGACCTTTAGAATATGCTTTATTCTAGTGAACTAGAAACTGGGACTTTTACTTGAAAACGGGCAGTTTTAACTCAAAAGAAGAAACACcaccagaagaaaaaaagtccaCAACCTTGCAAATGCTGGCTGagcactgcccacccccaccccaaatcaaaCCTACCTCTTTTCCAGGCTTAGCAGTGACAAAGTTTTCCCTGCCCCCTATCTCTGTGCCCCCCTCACTCTCAGCACTTTCTGCTGCCATCATTCCCTCCCTGGAGTTCCCAAAGCACCAGAGTGCCCTTGCTAAGCTGCTTCCTCCCACATGATTTTCTGTCCTCCCCTCCAAGTCCTTCCCCTTCCTGTCTATCCCTGCTGGGGACCAGCAGGTAGGGGATTCCGCATGCTAATCCTTGCCTGGCTTAGGGCTCTGTGTTGGTTTTTTGAGTCCCAGAATGGTAACAAAGATTTCAGAGCACACACcaacatacacagacacactgcCAACACCCTATAATCAAGAGACAGCCTTCCTTTATCTTTGCGGGAATTCTTTTGGGTTCTCCCCCCCAGAACTCCAGGGAAGCCCCCCAAGCCTCCATGTACCCTATACTATTtctctatgcttttttttttttttttttttggcttctttaACAAATACTTCTTTCTGGACTCAAGCCCTGCTATGCATTCACGCCCTAGCAGCATCTGCCCCTCCCCAAACCCTGGGTGGGGCTAAGGCCCCAAGCACCTATGGGTGTTTCTCAAACCAACCTGGACTTGTCTGACTTCCTGCAGTGGAAGGTTGCTGATGAAAGCTTTGCGACAGAAAGGAGAGGCCTGGCTGACAGCAGGCTGCGCAGCCCCAAGGTGCAGCTGAAAAGTGCTGCTTCCTCAGGAGTTGGCCAGCAGCCCTGCTGCCTGGACCCCAGTGCTCAGCCATGATAAGAAGAGGCCTCCAAGGGGCAGCAAGACTCAGGCACCACAGAGCCCTTCCCGGTGCCCCTGGCATCCTGCCCAGTCTCAACCTTGCCTCAGCATTTGGATCCTCCATGGATTCCCTGGTGAGTTCCTAGCTGGGGCAATGGACAgcccttctcctgggggcctaggGCATAAGGAGCACCCCAAACCTCCTCTTCCTAGATTATGGCCAGGGCAGATGGACAGGTGTTGGGGAGCTATTTGATTTGGCAAAGGGAAGATGCTCTTGGGATACCAAGTAGCCTAGATCAAAAACTAAGACCACCAGGACACTGTCGTCCTGGCCTGAATGGTGTGTGGCCACCCAGCCAATCACTCTCTTCCTGTTGCAGCTGAGCTGGGGCATGCCCAGTGGGAGGACCCTGTGTGTGATGTTGGCCAGCCCCTGCACACGGCTTACTGCGCACGGCTGTGATTGCTGCATAAGCATGTGACGCCATAGGGGACCCCTCATCCCACAGGTTGTGTCACGCCTCTCCGCCTCTCCCAGCACTCAAAACCCATTTCAAAGGAGCTACCCTGCTGGGGCAGGCTCACAGCTATGGACAAGCGGGAGTAGTCCCTGAGGTGAGAGGTGGTAACCATGGTCCTCACCAACTGTGGTCAGCCCCTAGGGGAGACAGTCTCTCAGAAAGGGCTCTAGTCTGACCATCAGCTCTCATACTCACAAGCTTGGCAACCTTAACCATAtttcctcagcttccccatctctACAGTGGAGTTCATCCTGGCGATTCACAGCCTCAAAGAACAGCTCACAGGATTTAAAACAGGATAATTGTCATGCCCAAACCACAAGCAACATGCCCCTAATTGTCAGACCcaattccttttctcctcttacTTTGCACTTTAGGGTCTCCTAGCCCAGTCACCCAAACCCCCTGCAAGGAAGATGGGCATTTCCCTCAGGTCAACACTGGTGGAAGGGATTAAGGAAGCCACGAATGCAGGAGCACACTAGTCTAATCTCCCTGATTTTTCTCACTCAGGTCTCAAGATTCTGCCCAGAGAAGACAGATTTAAAGGATTATGCCCTTCCCAATGCCAGCTGGTGTCCAGACATGCTGAGCCTGTACCAGGAATTTCTGGAGAAGACTAAGGCTGATGGCTGGATCAAACTGCCTTCCTTCAAGTCCAACAGAGATCACATCCAGGGGCTCAAGCTCCCATTCGGGTTTGCAGTCAACTCGGGTAAGAACTGGCCTGTGTTCATCAGCACAGCTGTCCCAGCCCACCGGAGTCAAGTCAGCCAACACCTTCCCCTGTGTTCAAAGACGCTGGGGAAGGACACTCACAGGCTCCCGACTCTCAGCTAGAAGTTTGTTTTGCTAACTCCACCCCTGGTGCTGCAGGCCAAGGCAGGGAACGAATGCATCCTCTGGTTGTCTGGGCCCCCTCCTCCCATCTGAAAAGAGCTCACCCTAGAGGCCGCTCGGGAGAACTGCCATCTCAGCCCTCCACCCTTCGGCCTCATCCCAAATCCTCCTCCCCCAACCTAAAAGGCTTTAGGGCCCCCTACCcactgcagacctggcccaccATCCATGCTCTGTTAGGCCCAGACCCGCTCTCCTGAAACACCCACCCACCAGACTGACAGAGCTTTCCACCTCCATCTTTCTGCTTGTACACGCGCATTGCCTGGGTGCGAGCGAGCGTGTGGCCATGTTTTCTTGTCTCTCATTCATGTGCATGTTTTTCCTGCCCAGTGATGAGTGGGTGGTACGGTACGCAGACTACCCTTGGGTTTATGGCACAAACAAGGCAAGGgcaccaaaataatttttaaaagaagttggTACCCATCCAAAAAGAATATAGTTGTAGTTGtcttggcggggtgggggggggggggagaatatCAGAATTTTGGTGAACTTTCCCACACTTATTTTACTGTTTAGTATTGTCATTATTTTGAATGACTTATACATGAATTACATGAGTTGcgttttttaattttcagtgtatAGAGTCCGTTAAAGTCTTgacctgaccctgaccctgaccctatgCCCACCCTTAGTCAGGGAACTTCCTGAATGGTTCTCCCTCCAGACCAAGGGCTCCCTGGGGACATGGCTGTGCCTCTGGTCTCTGATGGAAGACTCCTGGGTGTGAAGCCTGGGTGTCCTCTGGTTCTCTCCTTTGCCTGACCCTGTGCCTGACTCAGGCCTTGACCCCATGGTGCTGAATGACTGGCACTCCATCCTGTGCCAGCCCCTTGCCCTTGTGCGCACTCCATTCTCCAGCTGCTCTAATGCCCATCTCTCCCCAGACAAAAATGACTGGCGCATCTTCACCAGGTGCATCCCAGTGGAAGGACAAGGCTACGAGTATGTCATCTTTTTTCACCCATCCAAGAAGAAGTCGGTCTGTCTTTTCCAACCAGGCCCCTACTTGGAGGGGCCCCCCGGGTAAGACTACAGACAAGGCTGAGGTGGAATCCTTGGCTGCTTCCGGGGCTTGGCTCAGCAGGTGGATCAGGCCCTGCAACTGGACCTCTCCCTAAGGAGCTGGGTGGGGTTGCACTAGACCGCAAGGACATTTGGGTCATTTAGTCCAGTCCCATTGTGCAGTTAAGGGAGAGCCTCCTTATCTCCCTCCCAGGTGCAGGAATTCCTCCCGAGTGCAAGACTTTTCCAATAAGAAGGGGTTTGA
The sequence above is drawn from the Desmodus rotundus isolate HL8 chromosome 12, HLdesRot8A.1, whole genome shotgun sequence genome and encodes:
- the THEM5 gene encoding acyl-coenzyme A thioesterase THEM5, whose protein sequence is MIRRGLQGAARLRHHRALPGAPGILPSLNLASAFGSSMDSLVSRFCPEKTDLKDYALPNASWCPDMLSLYQEFLEKTKADGWIKLPSFKSNRDHIQGLKLPFGFAVNSDKNDWRIFTRCIPVEGQGYEYVIFFHPSKKKSVCLFQPGPYLEGPPGFAHGGSLAAMMDETFSKTAYLAGEGLFTLNLNIRFKNLIPLGSLAVLNIDVEKIEDQKLYMSCITQSRDQKMIYAKSSGVFLRLQLEQE